One genomic segment of Drosophila melanogaster chromosome 3R includes these proteins:
- the CG10254 gene encoding uncharacterized protein, isoform B: MMSDVAGAAAPGGTPGQPQQEQEQSLAEAAPRTPTLANPPPSSQELGRTPNQESRHNANSHSRRSGGGQVPSKAQGNTESQFFLEDGVFRIDRRGRVHFGLVTATTETYSSSEEEDVDSLSRGEVRVAFYPGGKEMVMTEQSIGLADRTLMPGDVVRRRLPGENVLAGQAGYVRDVNVRADVMVMGSRMVIKNVPAERLRPISEWNQYVPLCMDTWIGTIIDINECAVLKSSNGARVEITSNDFHKFKDAVSECDRTVFNPNVFFPGNIVIGRMPPPDRVKNLTPEITHPLTRKGRAVYTVESVETTSINVDWSCRAIGNATGSDDTDSDPLKEPRSLIKGEELHKVKRLSLYESYELQIHDRFYLKYSKCDLLVKYADWENEQAEKYIPIFHAQKKMQRKASKLNASASTSGNARSVPKFRRMPNKISGMRLPRPPSDQTHNACKSSKRSKEDVLTSEDEDEFEEFMQPLDQSMTAEKEVEVAEDALPPSAATTAAAGVEVQAPRITMRSAKRRQVKKKIRSVKKTIYSPFNKKETTPKDGDEIVVETLVVYSSVTVVWQDGTVESGVHSTQLYPIHHLDNHEFFPGDFVTKANDISTGATDYGVIQCVDHDARIAKVMWFNIYTNIDNPIPLFKGLEELSVYDMKDHTDYQYRPGTVVIRVSNFTGEDVNSTAGQVIDNYPNGRVRVWWAKGHITLCYPQDLFQPFEQDEQNEQDQDVYGSDGSEDSWETESENSHISSSDNDDDILTGIDRATEAMKVLEKMFRVLHPNRKAEVLYDLLDVYKNCRALDRLLNTKFFDEFNFKGIVRCKPITSKVCSDSATHERATPETPETSAAVPKESSTLQAELEPVLMDPSVQSSSSPTKRKSSTEMDEVLCKKSTDEISEEQDYQVEVVEVIEDPPLVREYRCKYNEMFANARRSIAKAIENRTKNDSGVHSRGEITSDESNNHPDSENKLDIKHPTINVMDDLEIELVASGDADVCEVFCYLIKFQMARIRKTVAVTLGKTNDNPKQEKEDVSDAEEAIEAVSQEAELANDGATECNTMAEDEAMEEPLNLNALSESLPAIDQTGPMACSSPSWSIIPDTPSVDENCFQVLPNAPAAHNFISNLITPANKAQYQRAVQREYLMLKSSLPNGVVVRAYEDRMDLMSVMMVGPKRTPYQNALFFFDFQFGRDYPKSPPVCHYISYCTDRLNPNLYEGGRVCVSLLGTWMGRDNEVWSPSSTMLQVLVSIQGLILVDEPYYNEAGYEKQRGTQLGNENSRVYNEMAIIKIAQSTVKQLTNPPLIFRNELIEHFKEFGTELYARMRAWSEYSLEAQRQNITKIKDMPVEYKASCELPEFPLLPCSRGFCIAVKRVLSQLQSELTALGANLVTDERNGIATGIGTAPRAAPEEI; the protein is encoded by the exons ATGATGAGCGATGTGGCGGGTGCGGCCGCTCCAGGTGGTACACCAGGTCAAccgcagcaggagcaggaacagTCTTTGGCGGAGGCTGCTCCGCGTACACCGACGCTTGCGAATCCTCCTCCATCCTCACAGGAGCTGGGTCGGACCCCCAACCAGGAGAGCCGCCATAACGCAAATTCCCACTCCCGTCGATCGGGTGGTGGCCAGGTGCCATCGAAAGCCCAGGGTAACACCGAGTCCCAGTTCTTCTTAGAGGATGGGGTTTTTCGCATTGATCGGCGCGGTCGCGTCCATTTTGGCTTGGTAACCGCAACGACCGAGACCTATTCCTCCTCCGAAGAGGAAGATGTCGATTCGCTGTCCAGGGGCGAGGTGCGTGTGGCCTTCTATCCGGGTGGCAAGGAGATGGTGATGACGGAACAGTCG ATTGGTCTGGCGGATCGCACCCTAATGCCAGGCGATGTGGTGCGGAGGCGTCTGCCAGGAGAAAACGTTTTGGCTGGCCAGGCGGGCTACGTGCGGGATGTCAATGTACGCGCCGATGTTATGGTAATGGGCTCCAGAATGGTCATTAAAAATGTGCCCGCCGAGCGACTGCGTCCGATATCCGAGTGGAACCAATATGTGCCTCTCTGCATGGACACCTGGATAGGCACCATCATAGACATTAATGAGTGCGCTGTGCTCAA ATCATCCAACGGTGCCCGTGTGGAAATCACCTCCAACGATTTCCACAAGTTTAAGGATGCTGTGTCCGAATGCGATCGCACGGTCTTCAATCCGAATGTCTTCTTTCCAGGAAACATTGTAATCGGTCGCATGCCGCCCCCGGATCGTGTCAAGAATCTGACCCCGGAGATTACCCATCCCTTAACTCGCAAGGGTCGTGCTGTG TACACCGTGGAGTCTGTAGAAACTACATCAATTAATGTGGATTGGTCCTGCCGTGCAATCGGAAATGCCACGGGCAGCGATGACACAGACAGCGATCCTCTAAAGGAGCCAAGGTCCTTGATCAAGGGTGAGGAACTGCACAAAGTCAAGCGCCTTAGCCTCTATGAGTCCTACGAGCTGCAAATTCACGATCGATTCTACCtcaaatattcaaaatgtGATCTATTAGTTAAATATGCCGACTGGGAAAATGAACAAG CGGAGAAGTACATCCCCATTTTTCACGCCCAGAAAAAAATGCAGCGCAAGGCCAGCAAATTGAACGCATCTGCTTCCACTAGTGGAAATGCTCGCAGTGTACCAAAGTTCCGCCGCATGCCCAATAAAATCAGCGGTATGCGACTGCCTCGACCGCCAAGCGACCAGACTCACAATGCTTGCAAGTCGTCTAAGCGCAGCAAAGAGGATGTGTTGACATcggaggatgaggatgagttCGAGGAGTTCATGCAGCCACTTGATCAATCGATGACTGCCGAAAAAGAAGTGGAGGTTGCTGAGGACGCACTGCCTCCGTCCGCTGCTACCACAGCTGCAGCCGGTGTCGAAGTCCAGGCTCCCAGAATAACGATGCGATCTGCTAAGAGGCGAcaagtaaagaaaaaaatccgCTCTGTcaagaaaacaatttattcGCCTTTTAATAAAAAGGAAACCACTCCCAAGGATGGCGATGAAATCGTAGTGGAAACGCTGGTCGTTTACAGCTCGGTGACGGTCGTCTGGCAGGATGGCACGGTGGAGTCAGGCGTTCACTCCACTCAGCTCTATCCTATTCATCATTTGGACAACCATGAATTCTTTCCCGGTGATTTTGTGACCAAAGCCAACGATATCAGTACGGGAGCCACAGACTACGGGGTAATTCAGTGCGTGGACCATGATGCACGCATAGCCAAGGTCATGTGGTTCAATATCTACACGAATATTGATAATCCAAT cCCTTTGTTCAAAGGATTGGAGGAGCTGAGCGTTTATGACATGAAGGATCACACCGATTACCAGTACCGACCCGGCACAGTGGTGATCCGAGTGTCAAACTTCACGGGTGAGGATGTTAACTCTACTGCTGGTCAGGTGATCGACAACTACCCGAATGGTCGTGTGCGTGTTTGGTGGGCGAAGGGCCATATCACATTGTGCTACCCTCAGGATCTCTTTCAACCATTTGAACAAGATGAACAAAATGAACAAGATCAAGATGTCTACGGATCAGATGGATCCGAAGACTCGTGGGAGACGGAATCGGAAAACAGCCACATATCGTCATCGGACAACGATGACGACATTCTTACGGGCATTGACAGAGCCACAGAGGCAATGAAAGTGCTAGAAAAGATGTTCCGCGTTTTACATCCCAATCGGAAAGCGGAAGTGCTTTACGATCTGCTGGATGTGTACAAAAATTGCCGGGCCTTAGACCGTTTGCTAAATACTAAATTTTTCGACGAGTTTAATTTCAAAGGCATTGTGCGTTGCAAGCCTATTACCTCTAAAGTTTGTTCTGACAGTGCCACCCATGAGCGCGCAACCCCAGAGACCCCAGAGACGTCGGCCGCCGTTCCCAAAGAGTCATCAACGCTCCAAGCTGAGTTGGAACCAGTTTTAATGGATCCGTCTGTTCAGTCATCATCAAGTCCTACTAAGCGAAAATCCTCTACGGAGATGGATGAAGTTCTATGCAAAAAGAGCACGGATGAGATCTCGGAGGAGCAAGATTACCAGGTGGAGGTAGTAGAGGTAATAGAAGATCCGCCGCTAGTGAGGGAGTATCGCTGCAAGTACAACGAAATGTTCGCCAACGCACGTAGAAGCATTGCAAAAGCGATTGAAAATCGTACTAAG AATGATTCTGGCGTACACTCTCGCGGTGAAATCACCTCTGACGAGTCTAATAATCATCCAGACAGCGAAAATAAGTTGGACATAAAGCATCCCACAATAAATGTAATGGATGATTTGGAAATTGAATTGGTTGCAAGTGGAGATGCTGACGTCTGCGAAGTCTTCTGTTATTTGATCAAGTTTCAAATGGCCAGAATTCGCAAGACGGTCGCTGTGACGTTGGGCAAGACAAATGACAATCCCAAGCAAGAGAAAGAGGATGTTAGCGATGCAGAGGAAGCTATTGAGGCGGTCAGCCAGGAAGCGGAACTAGCCAATGATGGTGCTACCGAGTGCAATACAATGGCTGAGGACGAAGCTATGGAAGAGCCATTGAATCTCAACGCGCTTTCCGAGTCACTGCCGGCTATTGACCAGACAGGTCCCATGGCCTGCTCCTCACCATCTTGGTCAATAATTCCAGACACGCCCTCCGTGGACGAGAATTGTTTCCAAGTGCTGCCCAATGCACCAGCTGCacataattttattagcaaCCTGATTACCCCGGCCAACAAGGCGCAGTATCAGCGAGCTGTGCAGCGGGAATATCTTATGCTTAAGTCCTCGCTACCTAACGGAGTTGTGGTACGTGCCTACGAGGATCGCATGGACCTAATGTCTGTAATGATGGTGGGTCCCAAGCGCACGCCCTACCAGAACGCTCTATTCTTTTTCGACTTTCAATTTGGGCGCGATTACCCGAAGAGCCCGCCGGTGTGCCACTACATCAGCTACTGCACGGATCGTCTCAATCCAAACTTGTACGAGGGTGGCAGGGTATGTGTGTCGCTACTTGGCACATGGATGGGACGCGACAACGAAGTTTGGTCGCCCAGCAGCACCATGCTCCAGGTGCTCGTCTCCATACAGGGACTCATACTGGTCGATGAGCCCTACTATAATGAGGCGGGCTACGAAAAGCAAAGAG GCACCCAACTGGGCAATGAGAACTCTCGTGTCTACAACGAGATGGCCATCATAAAAATTGCCCAATCCACGGTGAAGCAGTTGACAAATCCGCCGCTCATCTTTCGCAATGAACTTATTGAGCACTTCAAGGAGTTTGGCACCGAGCTGTATGCCCGCATGCGGGCCTGGTCGGAGTATTCTCTTGAGGCACAGCGCCAAAATATAACCAAAATCAAGG ACATGCCTGTGGAGTACAAGGCGTCTTGCGAGCTACCCGAATTCCCGCTGCTACCATGCAGTCGAGGCTTTTGCATAGCGGTCAAGCGCGTTTTGAGCCAACTTCAAAGCGAGCTAACTGCCTTGGGTGCCAATCTGGTTACGGATGAACGTAATGGCATTGCGACTGGAATTGGCACTGCCCCGCGCGCTGCTCCGGAGGAGATCTGA
- the CG10254 gene encoding uncharacterized protein, isoform C produces the protein MMSDVAGAAAPGGTPGQPQQEQEQSLAEAAPRTPTLANPPPSSQELGRTPNQESRHNANSHSRRSGGGQVPSKAQGNTESQFFLEDGVFRIDRRGRVHFGLVTATTETYSSSEEEDVDSLSRGEVRVAFYPGGKEMVMTEQSIGLADRTLMPGDVVRRRLPGENVLAGQAGYVRDVNVRADVMVMGSRMVIKNVPAERLRPISEWNQYVPLCMDTWIGTIIDINECAVLKSSNGARVEITSNDFHKFKDAVSECDRTVFNPNVFFPGNIVIGRMPPPDRVKNLTPEITHPLTRKGRAVYTVESVETTSINVDWSCRAIGNATGSDDTDSDPLKEPRSLIKGEELHKVKRLSLYESYELQIHDRFYLKYSKCDLLVKYADWENEQAEKYIPIFHAQKKMQRKASKLNASASTSGNARSVPKFRRMPNKISGMRLPRPPSDQTHNACKSSKRSKEDVLTSEDEDEFEEFMQPLDQSMTAEKEVEVAEDALPPSAATTAAAGVEVQAPRITMRSAKRRQETTPKDGDEIVVETLVVYSSVTVVWQDGTVESGVHSTQLYPIHHLDNHEFFPGDFVTKANDISTGATDYGVIQCVDHDARIAKVMWFNIYTNIDNPIPLFKGLEELSVYDMKDHTDYQYRPGTVVIRVSNFTGEDVNSTAGQVIDNYPNGRVRVWWAKGHITLCYPQDLFQPFEQDEQNEQDQDVYGSDGSEDSWETESENSHISSSDNDDDILTGIDRATEAMKVLEKMFRVLHPNRKAEVLYDLLDVYKNCRALDRLLNTKFFDEFNFKGIVRCKPITSKVCSDSATHERATPETPETSAAVPKESSTLQAELEPVLMDPSVQSSSSPTKRKSSTEMDEVLCKKSTDEISEEQDYQVEVVEVIEDPPLVREYRCKYNEMFANARRSIAKAIENRTKNDSGVHSRGEITSDESNNHPDSENKLDIKHPTINVMDDLEIELVASGDADVCEVFCYLIKFQMARIRKTVAVTLGKTNDNPKQEKEDVSDAEEAIEAVSQEAELANDGATECNTMAEDEAMEEPLNLNALSESLPAIDQTGPMACSSPSWSIIPDTPSVDENCFQVLPNAPAAHNFISNLITPANKAQYQRAVQREYLMLKSSLPNGVVVRAYEDRMDLMSVMMVGPKRTPYQNALFFFDFQFGRDYPKSPPVCHYISYCTDRLNPNLYEGGRVCVSLLGTWMGRDNEVWSPSSTMLQVLVSIQGLILVDEPYYNEAGYEKQRGTQLGNENSRVYNEMAIIKIAQSTVKQLTNPPLIFRNELIEHFKEFGTELYARMRAWSEYSLEAQRQNITKIKDMPVEYKASCELPEFPLLPCSRGFCIAVKRVLSQLQSELTALGANLVTDERNGIATGIGTAPRAAPEEI, from the exons ATGATGAGCGATGTGGCGGGTGCGGCCGCTCCAGGTGGTACACCAGGTCAAccgcagcaggagcaggaacagTCTTTGGCGGAGGCTGCTCCGCGTACACCGACGCTTGCGAATCCTCCTCCATCCTCACAGGAGCTGGGTCGGACCCCCAACCAGGAGAGCCGCCATAACGCAAATTCCCACTCCCGTCGATCGGGTGGTGGCCAGGTGCCATCGAAAGCCCAGGGTAACACCGAGTCCCAGTTCTTCTTAGAGGATGGGGTTTTTCGCATTGATCGGCGCGGTCGCGTCCATTTTGGCTTGGTAACCGCAACGACCGAGACCTATTCCTCCTCCGAAGAGGAAGATGTCGATTCGCTGTCCAGGGGCGAGGTGCGTGTGGCCTTCTATCCGGGTGGCAAGGAGATGGTGATGACGGAACAGTCG ATTGGTCTGGCGGATCGCACCCTAATGCCAGGCGATGTGGTGCGGAGGCGTCTGCCAGGAGAAAACGTTTTGGCTGGCCAGGCGGGCTACGTGCGGGATGTCAATGTACGCGCCGATGTTATGGTAATGGGCTCCAGAATGGTCATTAAAAATGTGCCCGCCGAGCGACTGCGTCCGATATCCGAGTGGAACCAATATGTGCCTCTCTGCATGGACACCTGGATAGGCACCATCATAGACATTAATGAGTGCGCTGTGCTCAA ATCATCCAACGGTGCCCGTGTGGAAATCACCTCCAACGATTTCCACAAGTTTAAGGATGCTGTGTCCGAATGCGATCGCACGGTCTTCAATCCGAATGTCTTCTTTCCAGGAAACATTGTAATCGGTCGCATGCCGCCCCCGGATCGTGTCAAGAATCTGACCCCGGAGATTACCCATCCCTTAACTCGCAAGGGTCGTGCTGTG TACACCGTGGAGTCTGTAGAAACTACATCAATTAATGTGGATTGGTCCTGCCGTGCAATCGGAAATGCCACGGGCAGCGATGACACAGACAGCGATCCTCTAAAGGAGCCAAGGTCCTTGATCAAGGGTGAGGAACTGCACAAAGTCAAGCGCCTTAGCCTCTATGAGTCCTACGAGCTGCAAATTCACGATCGATTCTACCtcaaatattcaaaatgtGATCTATTAGTTAAATATGCCGACTGGGAAAATGAACAAG CGGAGAAGTACATCCCCATTTTTCACGCCCAGAAAAAAATGCAGCGCAAGGCCAGCAAATTGAACGCATCTGCTTCCACTAGTGGAAATGCTCGCAGTGTACCAAAGTTCCGCCGCATGCCCAATAAAATCAGCGGTATGCGACTGCCTCGACCGCCAAGCGACCAGACTCACAATGCTTGCAAGTCGTCTAAGCGCAGCAAAGAGGATGTGTTGACATcggaggatgaggatgagttCGAGGAGTTCATGCAGCCACTTGATCAATCGATGACTGCCGAAAAAGAAGTGGAGGTTGCTGAGGACGCACTGCCTCCGTCCGCTGCTACCACAGCTGCAGCCGGTGTCGAAGTCCAGGCTCCCAGAATAACGATGCGATCTGCTAAGAGGCGAcaa GAAACCACTCCCAAGGATGGCGATGAAATCGTAGTGGAAACGCTGGTCGTTTACAGCTCGGTGACGGTCGTCTGGCAGGATGGCACGGTGGAGTCAGGCGTTCACTCCACTCAGCTCTATCCTATTCATCATTTGGACAACCATGAATTCTTTCCCGGTGATTTTGTGACCAAAGCCAACGATATCAGTACGGGAGCCACAGACTACGGGGTAATTCAGTGCGTGGACCATGATGCACGCATAGCCAAGGTCATGTGGTTCAATATCTACACGAATATTGATAATCCAAT cCCTTTGTTCAAAGGATTGGAGGAGCTGAGCGTTTATGACATGAAGGATCACACCGATTACCAGTACCGACCCGGCACAGTGGTGATCCGAGTGTCAAACTTCACGGGTGAGGATGTTAACTCTACTGCTGGTCAGGTGATCGACAACTACCCGAATGGTCGTGTGCGTGTTTGGTGGGCGAAGGGCCATATCACATTGTGCTACCCTCAGGATCTCTTTCAACCATTTGAACAAGATGAACAAAATGAACAAGATCAAGATGTCTACGGATCAGATGGATCCGAAGACTCGTGGGAGACGGAATCGGAAAACAGCCACATATCGTCATCGGACAACGATGACGACATTCTTACGGGCATTGACAGAGCCACAGAGGCAATGAAAGTGCTAGAAAAGATGTTCCGCGTTTTACATCCCAATCGGAAAGCGGAAGTGCTTTACGATCTGCTGGATGTGTACAAAAATTGCCGGGCCTTAGACCGTTTGCTAAATACTAAATTTTTCGACGAGTTTAATTTCAAAGGCATTGTGCGTTGCAAGCCTATTACCTCTAAAGTTTGTTCTGACAGTGCCACCCATGAGCGCGCAACCCCAGAGACCCCAGAGACGTCGGCCGCCGTTCCCAAAGAGTCATCAACGCTCCAAGCTGAGTTGGAACCAGTTTTAATGGATCCGTCTGTTCAGTCATCATCAAGTCCTACTAAGCGAAAATCCTCTACGGAGATGGATGAAGTTCTATGCAAAAAGAGCACGGATGAGATCTCGGAGGAGCAAGATTACCAGGTGGAGGTAGTAGAGGTAATAGAAGATCCGCCGCTAGTGAGGGAGTATCGCTGCAAGTACAACGAAATGTTCGCCAACGCACGTAGAAGCATTGCAAAAGCGATTGAAAATCGTACTAAG AATGATTCTGGCGTACACTCTCGCGGTGAAATCACCTCTGACGAGTCTAATAATCATCCAGACAGCGAAAATAAGTTGGACATAAAGCATCCCACAATAAATGTAATGGATGATTTGGAAATTGAATTGGTTGCAAGTGGAGATGCTGACGTCTGCGAAGTCTTCTGTTATTTGATCAAGTTTCAAATGGCCAGAATTCGCAAGACGGTCGCTGTGACGTTGGGCAAGACAAATGACAATCCCAAGCAAGAGAAAGAGGATGTTAGCGATGCAGAGGAAGCTATTGAGGCGGTCAGCCAGGAAGCGGAACTAGCCAATGATGGTGCTACCGAGTGCAATACAATGGCTGAGGACGAAGCTATGGAAGAGCCATTGAATCTCAACGCGCTTTCCGAGTCACTGCCGGCTATTGACCAGACAGGTCCCATGGCCTGCTCCTCACCATCTTGGTCAATAATTCCAGACACGCCCTCCGTGGACGAGAATTGTTTCCAAGTGCTGCCCAATGCACCAGCTGCacataattttattagcaaCCTGATTACCCCGGCCAACAAGGCGCAGTATCAGCGAGCTGTGCAGCGGGAATATCTTATGCTTAAGTCCTCGCTACCTAACGGAGTTGTGGTACGTGCCTACGAGGATCGCATGGACCTAATGTCTGTAATGATGGTGGGTCCCAAGCGCACGCCCTACCAGAACGCTCTATTCTTTTTCGACTTTCAATTTGGGCGCGATTACCCGAAGAGCCCGCCGGTGTGCCACTACATCAGCTACTGCACGGATCGTCTCAATCCAAACTTGTACGAGGGTGGCAGGGTATGTGTGTCGCTACTTGGCACATGGATGGGACGCGACAACGAAGTTTGGTCGCCCAGCAGCACCATGCTCCAGGTGCTCGTCTCCATACAGGGACTCATACTGGTCGATGAGCCCTACTATAATGAGGCGGGCTACGAAAAGCAAAGAG GCACCCAACTGGGCAATGAGAACTCTCGTGTCTACAACGAGATGGCCATCATAAAAATTGCCCAATCCACGGTGAAGCAGTTGACAAATCCGCCGCTCATCTTTCGCAATGAACTTATTGAGCACTTCAAGGAGTTTGGCACCGAGCTGTATGCCCGCATGCGGGCCTGGTCGGAGTATTCTCTTGAGGCACAGCGCCAAAATATAACCAAAATCAAGG ACATGCCTGTGGAGTACAAGGCGTCTTGCGAGCTACCCGAATTCCCGCTGCTACCATGCAGTCGAGGCTTTTGCATAGCGGTCAAGCGCGTTTTGAGCCAACTTCAAAGCGAGCTAACTGCCTTGGGTGCCAATCTGGTTACGGATGAACGTAATGGCATTGCGACTGGAATTGGCACTGCCCCGCGCGCTGCTCCGGAGGAGATCTGA
- the CG10252 gene encoding uncharacterized protein, whose translation MAVRPFGPGPGVYMLPPTVGYDKHDNRKQRLPQYSFGMRTRAPGEDLGPGPGAYKVDKLTRYGTSKGLEFSMAPRTNVIDKRSSPGPGAHDVHNRPFFKGVNAPSYSMGLRTDFNFKKDGPGPNAYKYEVNAVRPGVPSYSMGLQTKILNKTNSPGPAAYGGGDINVKLTRAPIYSMQPRTTIPGENVGPGPNYYDLMYYRPGKSGPGYSFGVRHHQFAPPMIVRCDNM comes from the exons atggCGGTGCGACCTTTTG GCCCTGGACCCGGCGTTTACATGCTGCCCCCCACTGTGGGCTATGATAAGCATGACAACCGCAAACAGCGGTTGCCGCAGTACTCTTTCGGCATGCGCACCCGTGCTCCTGGTGAGGATCTGGGTCCTGGTCCAGGGGCCTACAAGGTGGACAAGTTGACTCGCTATGGCACGAGCAAGGGTTTGGAGTTCTCGATGGCGCCCAGAACCAATGTCATCG ATAAGCGAAGCAGTCCCGGTCCGGGAGCACACGATGTTCATAATAGGCCATTCTTTAAGGGGGTTAATGCTCCTTCGTATTCGATGGGCCTACGAACGGACTTTAACTTCAAGAAGGATGGTCCCGGTCCCAATGCCTACAAGTACGAGGTCAATGCCGTTCGTCCTGGAGTCCCGAGCTATAGCAT GGGACTACAAACAAAGATTTTGAACAAGACGAATTCTCCGGGTCCGGCTGCATATGGCGGTGGTGATATCAATGTCAAACTGACACGTGCTCCGATATACTCGATGCAGCCGCGCACCACTATTCCGGGCGAGAATGTCGGACCTGGACCCAACTACTACGACCTCATGTACTATCGTCCTGGCAAGAGTGGACCGGGCTACTCCTTTGGTGTGCGCCACCACCAGTTCGCTCCGCCTATGATAGTTAGATGTGACAATATGTAG
- the prt gene encoding portabella: MSEKSNRAQIHSNSRSKSQNQAAVQLNAPGRRSSTPSGANGSSNRCLIAVIVYLALLLDNMLLTVIVPILPDYLASLEADTSSAVVLSLEDTSSFSKLGYRSGESPGGGHPQLYISKHPIPGKSMVNFTLLQLSTEATTTTTSIATTTNSPHNSTSMQSPPKLTVGQSGGTNVTGIGHKSRNRKLASGHPPTHDNSSNDNSNKELTLTQENGSIGLLLAMKALVQLIFNPIVGNASSKFGYRLPIVVGTFFLLLSSLVFTVGESYWALLVARAVQGVGSACINICGMSLVAQHYPEEARRSKVMGIILGSIALGVLLGYPFGGILYDLMGKSAPFIILSTLMFLSLGLQLLTMDLTVQPEVVVEDRPKWRSLLECKMILAIVLAIWFSTSTMAMLEPCLPIWLIQYLKPNKWQLGTVFIPDSVGYFVGTNFFGSIAYKYGQVKVSCISLLLVGVASILIPSATTVAQLLLPHFALGLGIGVIDAALVPLLATFVDATLAQEDQGEGSSSMSSYGTVYAIQQTSVSLAYCLAPLIGGELAQTFGFAWLMRIVGIFNMIYGPILVYLHQKYDPKALREQHNDMLLQSSGRGSRYKQLYNSMDVE, translated from the exons ATGTCGGAGAAATCGAACCGTGCTCAAATACACTCCAACTCCCGATCGAAATCCCAAAACCAAGCGGCTGTTCAACTGAATGCCCCGGGCAGACGCAGCTCCACTCCATCCGGAGCCAATGGCTCCTCCAATCGCTGCCTGATTGCCGTGATTGTTTACCTGGCCCTGCTGCTAGATAACATGCTGCTAACCGTAATTG TGCCCATCCTGCCGGATTATCTGGCCAGCCTGGAGGCGGATACATCGTCCGCGGTAGTGCTGAGTCTGGAGGACACATCGTCATTCTCGAAACTTGGCTATCGGTCTGGAGAATCGCCAGGCGGCGGTCATCCTCAACTGTACATTTCTAAGCATCCGATTCCGGGCAAATCAATGGTTAACTTCACACTGCTCCAGCTGTCCACAGAAGCCACAACCACGACCACCAGCATCGCCACAACGACCAACTCCCCGCACAATTCTACGTCCATGCAATCGCCTCCAAAGCTGACGGTTGGCCAGTCGGGCGGCACTAATGTCACTGGAATTGGGCACAAGAGCAGGAACAGGAAGCTGGCCTCCGGCCATCCCCCCACCCacgacaacagcagcaatgacaacagcaacaaggagCTGACCTTGACGCAGGAGAATGGCTCCATCGGCCTGTTGCTGGCCATGAAGGCTCTGGtccaattaattttcaatccGATTGTCGGCAATGCGTCCAGCAAGTTTGGTTACCGCCTTCCCATTGTGGTCGGCACCTTCTTCCTGCTCCTCTCCTCGCTGG TTTTCACCGTTGGTGAATCCTACTGGGCTCTCCTGGTGGCCCGGGCTGTGCAGGGCGTGGGATCCGCTTGCATCAACATATGCGGCATGAGCCTGGTGGCCCAGCATTATCCGGAGGAGGCACGTCGTTCCAAGGTGATGGGCATCATCCTGGGCAGCATCGCATTGGGTGTGCTGCTGGGCTATCCATTCGGTGGAATTCTGTATGACCTAATGGGCAAATCGGCGCCTTTTATCATTCTCTCCACTCTGATGTTCCTAAGTTTGGGCCTCCAGCTCCTGACCATGGATCTGACGGTGCAACCGGAGGTTGTGGTGGAGGATAGACCCAAGTGGCGATCGCTGCTCGAATGCAAAATGATCCTGGCCATTGTGCTGGCCATTTGGTTTTCAACCTCAACAATGGCCATGCTGGAGCCCTGTCTGCCCATCTGGCTAATCCAGTATCTAAAGCCTAACAAGTGGCAGCTGGGCACCGTTTTCATTCCAGACTCTGTGGGCTACTTTGTGGGCACGAACTTCTTCGGCAGCATTGCCTACAAATATGGTCAGGTTAAGGTGTCCTGTATCAGTTTGTTGCTGGTGGGAGTAGCCTCTATTCTG ATACCCAGTGCTACAACGGTGGCCCAACTATTGCTGCCCCATTTTGCCTTGGGACTGGGTATTGGAGTAATCGATGCCGCATTGGTTCCACTCTTGGCCACCTTTGTGGATGCAACACTGGCTCAGGAGGATCAGGGTGAGGGCAGCAGTTCCATGTCCAGCTACGGAACAGTCTATGCTATCCAGCAGACCTCTGTCAGTCTGGCTTATTGCTTAG CTCCCCTGATTGGCGGGGAGTTGGCCCAGACCTTTGGATTTGCTTGGCTGATGCGCATTGTCGGCATTTTCAAtatgatttatggcccaatATTGGTCTACTTGCATCAGAAATACGATCCAAAG gCCCTTAGGGAACAGCATAATGATATGCTGCTCCAAAGCAGCGGGCGGGGATCTAGGTATAAACAACTTTACAACTCCATGGATGTGGAATAA
- the CG31468 gene encoding uncharacterized protein, isoform B — MSCNRSFGPGPGAYNLPSTFGFKNCDKRMQRSPQFSFGRSSRACNSPRIPQGPGPADYHVGKITRYGRPASEDFNVYRRR, encoded by the exons ATGTCGTGCAATCGTTCTTTTG GACCTGGCCCTGGTGCCTACAATCTGCCCAGCACCTTTGGGTTTAAGAACTGCGACAAGAGGATGCAGCGAAGTCCACAGTTCTCATTTGGCAGATCGTCGAGGGCGTGTAATAGTCCTAGGATACCGCAGGGACCCGGCCCAGCAGATTATCATGTGGGCAAAATAACGCGATATGGACGTCCTGCATCGGAGGACTTCAATGTTTATCGTCGTCGCTAA